Proteins from a genomic interval of Dermacentor variabilis isolate Ectoservices chromosome 8, ASM5094787v1, whole genome shotgun sequence:
- the LOC142591453 gene encoding putative cytochrome P450 6w1, with protein sequence MPGIILRDLELIKRIYIEDYQYFTGRRVPTSLSKSLAVNEVRLSRVSGDDWRHLKKIMLPAFKTGNVKKAVPLVQQCVEECFRAMDCKLAGSDGCIEVSEPFRIMAADFGLQFFAGARTNIQRGDASSLALYKAARESVVQFRGSKFILLNLLPANRLLHKIIIAVHSIFTQFLSDEAIDRMLPIINHRRDNPDPTKEDVLQLLLNSEKEERKNNGKIEGKC encoded by the exons ATGCCTGGCATCATTCTGCGAGACCTTGAACTTATAAAACGTATCTACATCGAAGACTACCAGTATTTCACAGGACGACGG gtcccAACTTCCTTGTCTAAAAGCCTCGCCGTCAACGAAGTTCGATTAAGCAGAGTGAGTGGCGACGATTGGCGCCACTTGAAGAAAATCATGCTTCCCGCCTTCAAGACGGGCAATGTGAAGAAG GCCGTGCCGCTGGTGCAACAGTGCGTCGAGGAGTGTTTCCGGGCGATGGACTGCAAGCTCGCAGGCTCAGACGGCTGCATCGAGGTGTCCGAGCCATTCCGCATCATGGCGGCTGACTTCGGTCTCCAGTTCTTTGCCGGTGCTCGCACGAACATCCAGCGGGGCGACGCCTCTTCACTGGCCCTATACAAGGCAGCGCGCGAAAGCGTAGTCCAGTTCAGAGGCAGCAAGTTTATTTTACTCA atCTCCTGCCTGCCAATCGATTACTGCACAAAATTATCATTGCCGTGCACTCTATTTTCACTCAATTTCTCTCGGATGAGGCGATAGACAGGATGCTCCCTATAATCAATCACCGCAGAGACAACCCCGAT CCCACCAAGGAGGACGTACTTCAGTTGCTGCTAAATtcggaaaaagaagaaaggaagaacaacGGAAAAATTGAAGGCAAGTGCTGA